In a single window of the Salmo trutta chromosome 21, fSalTru1.1, whole genome shotgun sequence genome:
- the LOC115156816 gene encoding calreticulin yields the protein MLVSVLLMIALASAKPSVYFREQFEDDAWNTRWVESSHRSDYGKFVLTAGKFYGDAEKDKGLQTSQDAHFYSSSARFEPFSNQGKTLVIQFTVKHEQNIDCGGGYIKLFPADLDQADMHGDSNYNIMFGPDICGPATKKIHVIINYKGKNHLIRKDIRCKDDEYTHLYTLILNPDNTYEVKIDNKKVESGSLEEDWDILPPKKVKDPEAVKPDHWDERERMEDPDDKKPEDWDRPENIADPDAKQPEDWDDEMDGEWEPPMVSNPDYKGEWKPRTIDNPDYKGKWLHPEIDNPDYSADSEIYRFDSIGVIGLDLWQVKSGTIFDNFLITDDATLAEEVGNETWGQTKDPEKMMKESQEEKERKKLEAEEMARKEETKDEPGEEEEEEEEEELEHEEEEDEEEGETGAQEEEEESDSIKDEL from the exons ATGCTAGTGTCGGTGCTATTGATGATTGCACTAGCCAGCGCTAAACCATCGGTGTATTTTCGAGAGCAGTTTGAAGATG ATGCTTGGAATACCCGTTGGGTTGAATCCAGCCATAGGTCGGACTATGGGAAATTTGTCCTGACTGCTGGGAAATTCTATGGAGATGCAGAGAAAGACAAAG GTCTCCAGACCAGCCAGGATGCCCACTTCTACTCTTCTTCTGCTCGCTTTGAGCCCTTCAGCAACCAGGGCAAGACCCTGGTGATCCAGTTCACTGTGAAGCACGAGCAGAACATCGACTGCGGGGGAGGCTACATCAAGCTGTTCCCCGCTGACCTCGACCAGGCAGACATGCATGGAGACTCTAACTACAACATCATGTTCG GTCCAGACATCTGTGGCCCAGCCACCAAGAAAATTCATGTCATTATCAACTACAAGGGCAAGAATCACCTCATCAGAAAGGACATCAGATGCAAG GATGATGAATACACCCATCTGTACACTCTGATCCTGAACCCTGACAACACGTACGAGGTGAAGATTGACAACAAGAAGGTGGAGTCTGGAAGTCTGGAGGAGGACTGGGACATTCTGCCCCCTAAAAAGGTCAAGGACCCCGAGGCTGTGAAACCAGATCactgggatgagagagagaggatggaggaccCAGATGATAAGAAACCAGAG GACTGGGATAGGCCCGAGAACATTGCTGACCCTGACGCTAAGCAGCCTGAGGATTGGGATGATGAGATGGACGGTGAATGGGAGCCACCCATGGTCTCCAACCCTGACTATAAG GGTGAATGGAAACCCCGCACGATCGATAACCCTGACTACAAGGGCAAATGGTTGCATCCTGAGATTGACAATCCAGACTACAGTGCAGACTCTGAGATCTACAGATTTGACAGCATAGGAGTCATTGGCCTGGACCTGTGGCAG GTGAAATCTGGGACCATCTTCGATAACTTCCTGATCACAGATGATGCTACGCTGGCAGAAGAAGTTGGCAATGAGACCTGGGGTCAGACTAAG GACCCAGAGAAAATGATGAAGGAGTcccaggaggagaaggagaggaagaaacTAGAGGCAGAAGAGATGGCGAGGAAAGAGGAGACAAAAGACGAGcctggagaagaggaggaggaggaagaagaggaagagttGGAGCAtgaagaggaggaagacgaggaagaAGGGGAGACTGGAgcacaggaagaggaggaggaatcaGATTCTATAAAGGATGAACTTTAG